One window of the Primulina eburnea isolate SZY01 chromosome 18, ASM2296580v1, whole genome shotgun sequence genome contains the following:
- the LOC140820260 gene encoding nucleobase-ascorbate transporter 3-like, giving the protein MVETGHHHHHQPPPSQPPPPAVVAPPLGSARGPLFPPAEQLLQLNYCIHSNPSLVQTVVLAFQHFVVMLGTTVLIANTIVPPMGGGPGDRARVIQSLLFMSGVNTLLQTWFGTRLPTVMGPSLAYVISVLGIVNDISGDTFPDDQERFTHTIRAIQGALIVSSFVNIILGYSSAWGKFTRYFSPVIIVPAVCVVGLGLFARGFPQLANCMEIGLPMLILLIISQQYLQHIHSVARTMLERYALFVCVGVIWAFAAILTVAGAYNNVREQTKLSCRTDRSYLMSSAPWIKIPYPFQWGTPIFRASHVFGMMGAALVSSAESTGTFYAAARLAGATSPPAFVISRSIGLQGIGQLIEGIFGSIVGTTASVENVGLLGLTRVGSRRVVQISTAFMIFFSIFGKFGAFFASIPLPIFAAIYCILYGFVAAVGISFIQFTNSNSMRNIYVLGVSLFLAISVPQYFVMNTDLSGHGPVRTNAGWFNDILNTIFSSPPTVALIVGTILDNTLEAHHAFEDRGLPWFVPFQSWKGDSRNEEFYSYPLRINEYIPSRFL; this is encoded by the exons ATGGTGGAGACAGGGCATCATCACCACCACCAGCCACCGCCGAGTCAGCCGCCACCGCCTGCGGTAGTAGCACCGCCACTTGGTTCCGCAAGAGGGCCTCTTTTCCCACCTGCGGAACAGCTTCTGCAGCTTAATTACTGCATCCACTCCAACCCATCTCTGG TACAAACTGTGGTGTTAGCTTTCCAACACTTCGTTGTGATGCTTGGAACAACTGTATTGATTGCCAATACAATCGTACCTCCAATGGGTGGCGGTCCT GGCGATAGAGCTCGAGTGATTCAGTCATTGCTCTTTATGTCGGGAGTGAACACCCTTTTGCAAACATGGTTTGGCACACGCCTTCCAACGGTGATGGGCCCTTCACTTGCTTATGTTATATCGGTACTGGGAATTGTCAACGATATATCTGGTGATACATTTCCAGATGACCAAGAG CGGTTCACTCACACAATAAGAGCTATTCAAGGAGCATTGATAGTGTCGTCATTTGTGAACATCATACTTGGATATAGCAGTGCCTGGGGAAAATTTACCAG GTACTTTAGTCCAGTGATCATAGTGCCAGCTGTTTGTGTAGTAGGTCTTGGTTTATTTGCTAGAGGCTTTCCACAG CTCGCTAATTGTATGGAAATTGGCCTACCCATGTTGATTTTGCTTATTATCTCTCAACAA TACCTGCAACACATCCATTCAGTTGCTCGAACTATGCTGGAGAGGTATGCTTTGTTTGTGTGTGTTGGAGTTATCTGGGCTTTCGCTGCGATTCTCACTGTTGCAGGTGCTTACAACAATGTTCGTGAGCAGACTAAATTAAGCTGTCGTACGGACCGTTCTTATCTCATGTCATCTGCTCCATG GATCAAGATTCCATATCCTTTCCAGTGGGGTACACCGATATTTAGAGCTAGCCATGTATTTGGGATGATGGGCGCTGCTCTTGTTTCTTCTGCAGAG TCGACTGGAACATTTTATGCTGCAGCCCGGCTTGCTGGTGCTACTTCACCTCCTGCATTTGTCATTAGCCGGAGCATTGGTCTGCAG GGTATAGGCCAGCTGATTGAAGGAATATTTGGTTCCATTGTTGGAACTACAGCTTCTGT AGAAAATGTCGGGCTCCTGGGATTAACTCGTGTTGGGAGCAGAAGAGTTGTTCAGATATCCACTGCTTTTATGATCTTCTTTTCCATATTTG GAAAATTTGGTGCGTTTTTTGCATCAATTCCATTGCCGATATTTGCTGCTATATATTGTATCTTATATGGCTTTGTTG CTGCTGTCGGGATTTCATTTATACAGTTTACAAATAGCAACTCAATGCGAAACATCTACGTATTGGGCGTCTCTTTGTTCTTGGCTATATCTGTTCCCCAATATTTTGTGATGAACACAGATTTGTCTGGACATGGACCTGTCAGAACAAATGCGGGATGG TTCAATGATATATTGAATACGATATTCTCTTCACCACCAACCGTGGCCTTAATAGTTGGGACGATCCTAGACAACACACTTGAAGCTCATCATGCATTTGAAGACAGAGGACTTCCATGGTTCGTGCCTTTCCAGAGCTGGAAGGGCGATAGTAGAAACGAAGAATTTTACAGTTATCCTTTGAGAATAAACGAGTACATTCCCTCAAGATTTCTCTGA